The following proteins come from a genomic window of Paramicrobacterium humi:
- the acnA gene encoding aconitate hydratase AcnA — translation MSEPSTRWGRGSFDVARELRVGDVSYRIASLDGFDVEHLPYSIRIVLENLLRNEDGHRVTREQVEALLGWGSDTSFQSAIDVSPARAFLHDTNGVPVLVDLASMRDAIGSIGGDPASVNPRVPSELVIDHSVIADVFGTEDAAERNVDIEYERNAERYRFLRWGQQAMDGFEVVPPGTGIMHQVNLEHLARVVMADGGWAYPDICFGTDSHTTMVNGLGVLGWGIGGIEAEAVMLGETLSMLVPRVVGVRLTGELQDAVTATDLVLTITELMRRHGVVGKFVEFHGEGVGAIGLADRATIANMAPEFGATCAYFPIDDETIRYLRFTGRDPQRVALVEAYAKAQGLWHRPESIARYSESIELDLGSIRPSLAGPRRPQDRLALAEAKPQFRRALADLMPGADIDAPVRVTLDGDAHDMHPGAVAIAAITSCTNTSNPRVMVASALLARNAVERGLSSKPWVKTTLSPGSRVVTDYISRAGLMPYFDKLGFTLAGYGCMTCIGASGPLIPEVQDAVREQGLGVAAVLSGNRNFDGRINPDVRFNYLASPPLVVAYALAGTMDVDWDAEAIGRDRDGNLVFLRDLWPSGAEIDAVVSQNLSADMFSEAYAHVFEGDHRWRGLATPDGETFDWDEDSVYIRHAPYFDGMSRDPKPAADLEGARALVVLGDSVTTDHISPAGAIPAASVAGRYLAERGVERFQLNTYASRRGNHEVMMRGCFANVRLRNRLVEGTEGGYTRDFTNGGAVTTIFDAAMAYRSAGTPLVVLGGKEYGTGSSRDWAAKGPSLLGVKAVLAESFERIHRSNLIGMGVLPLEFLPGDSAASLGITGTEHFDIRGISTLDENKRRERVRVSADGREFEMIVRLDTPREHQYFSHGGIMRFVLRHLATERPAAV, via the coding sequence TGCGAAACGAAGACGGGCACCGAGTCACCCGAGAGCAGGTCGAGGCGCTTCTCGGCTGGGGGAGCGACACGTCGTTCCAGTCGGCGATCGACGTGAGCCCGGCCCGCGCCTTCCTTCATGACACGAACGGCGTGCCCGTTCTCGTGGACCTCGCCTCGATGCGCGACGCCATCGGGAGCATCGGCGGTGATCCCGCGAGCGTGAACCCGCGCGTCCCCTCGGAGCTCGTGATCGACCACTCCGTGATCGCGGACGTGTTCGGAACCGAGGATGCCGCCGAGCGGAACGTCGACATCGAATACGAGCGCAACGCCGAGCGCTACCGGTTCCTGCGGTGGGGTCAGCAGGCGATGGACGGCTTCGAGGTCGTACCGCCCGGCACGGGCATCATGCACCAGGTGAACCTGGAGCACCTCGCTCGCGTCGTCATGGCCGACGGCGGCTGGGCGTACCCCGACATCTGCTTCGGCACTGACTCCCACACGACGATGGTCAACGGCCTCGGCGTTCTCGGCTGGGGGATCGGCGGCATCGAGGCCGAAGCCGTGATGCTCGGGGAGACCCTGAGCATGCTCGTGCCGCGCGTCGTGGGGGTCCGGCTCACGGGCGAGCTGCAGGACGCCGTCACCGCCACGGATCTCGTGCTCACGATCACGGAGCTCATGCGCCGCCACGGCGTCGTGGGAAAGTTCGTCGAGTTCCACGGCGAAGGCGTCGGAGCGATCGGCCTCGCCGACCGTGCCACGATCGCGAACATGGCTCCCGAGTTCGGGGCGACGTGCGCGTACTTCCCCATCGACGACGAAACGATCCGCTACTTGCGATTCACCGGGCGGGACCCGCAGCGCGTCGCCCTCGTCGAGGCGTACGCGAAGGCGCAGGGACTCTGGCACCGCCCCGAGTCGATCGCCCGGTACAGCGAGAGCATCGAGCTCGATCTCGGCAGCATCCGCCCCTCGCTCGCCGGCCCGAGACGCCCCCAGGACCGCCTGGCGCTCGCCGAGGCGAAGCCGCAGTTCCGCCGCGCCCTCGCGGACCTCATGCCCGGTGCCGACATCGATGCTCCCGTGCGCGTGACACTCGACGGGGACGCGCACGACATGCACCCGGGCGCGGTCGCGATCGCCGCGATCACCTCGTGCACGAACACCTCGAACCCCCGCGTCATGGTGGCCTCGGCGCTGCTCGCCCGCAACGCCGTCGAGCGTGGGCTGTCGAGCAAGCCGTGGGTGAAGACGACGCTGTCGCCCGGATCACGAGTCGTCACCGACTACATCTCGCGCGCCGGTCTCATGCCGTACTTCGACAAGCTCGGCTTCACCCTCGCGGGGTACGGCTGCATGACGTGCATCGGAGCGTCGGGGCCGCTGATCCCCGAAGTTCAGGATGCCGTGCGCGAGCAGGGTCTCGGCGTCGCCGCCGTGCTCTCGGGCAACCGGAACTTCGACGGTCGCATCAACCCCGACGTGCGATTCAACTACCTCGCGTCGCCGCCGCTCGTCGTGGCCTACGCGCTCGCGGGCACCATGGACGTCGACTGGGATGCCGAGGCGATCGGGCGCGACCGGGACGGGAACCTCGTTTTCTTGCGGGACCTCTGGCCCTCGGGCGCCGAGATCGACGCCGTTGTCTCCCAGAATCTCAGCGCGGACATGTTCAGCGAAGCGTACGCGCACGTGTTCGAGGGGGATCATCGCTGGCGGGGGCTCGCCACTCCCGATGGCGAAACGTTCGACTGGGATGAGGACAGCGTGTACATCCGGCACGCGCCCTACTTCGACGGAATGAGCCGGGACCCGAAGCCGGCCGCCGACCTCGAGGGCGCGCGAGCGCTCGTTGTGCTCGGCGACTCCGTCACGACCGATCACATCTCGCCCGCCGGCGCGATCCCCGCCGCTTCCGTCGCCGGACGCTACCTCGCGGAGCGCGGAGTCGAGCGCTTCCAACTCAACACGTACGCTTCGCGTCGCGGAAACCACGAGGTCATGATGCGCGGCTGCTTCGCGAACGTGCGCCTGCGCAACAGGCTCGTCGAGGGGACGGAAGGCGGCTACACGCGTGACTTCACGAACGGCGGCGCCGTGACGACGATTTTCGACGCCGCAATGGCGTACCGGAGTGCGGGAACGCCGCTCGTGGTGCTCGGCGGGAAGGAGTACGGGACCGGATCATCGCGCGACTGGGCAGCGAAGGGACCCTCTCTCCTGGGGGTCAAAGCCGTGCTCGCCGAATCGTTCGAACGGATTCACCGCTCCAATCTCATCGGAATGGGCGTTCTGCCCCTCGAATTCCTGCCCGGCGACAGCGCCGCGTCGCTCGGCATCACGGGCACCGAGCACTTCGACATCCGCGGGATCTCCACGCTTGACGAGAACAAGCGACGCGAACGCGTGCGCGTGAGCGCGGACGGCCGCGAGTTCGAGATGATCGTGCGACTCGACACGCCACG